The Candidatus Aegiribacteria sp. genome includes a window with the following:
- a CDS encoding radical SAM protein encodes MDYGKEIAGTGFIDIAARLKNRVMTRVQYRMLDLFESIEGKYPWDRLFTKAARSILGSHLYSLKLELNNTCNLKCRMCYVRHGEEILPMSLLSSLFRQLRGCGVRIELLGGEPLLRDDITEIIRAAKETALAPMVTLYTSGINAGPELSGDMAAAGLDGALVTVVSCRPEVHDSFCGVPGTWKKMTEGIRNLTAAGIKVYTFTAVHRENYPEYREIDSFSRDMPGVTPIFYQYIPQTIDDPLELRPGEWDEVKQWAIENTSSAHMDFVRRFYMLSGSACSGGNFVLTVKADGSVQPCPFVSDVPLGSVYEQDIWTIFRNRYRGTRLREFKELPDECGECTYRSVCAGGCRAACGTLFGSYSRKDQRCMGPYRDSLDHRCILSRAPTFF; translated from the coding sequence ATGGATTACGGAAAAGAGATAGCCGGAACAGGATTCATTGATATAGCAGCCAGGCTGAAGAACCGCGTCATGACGCGCGTTCAGTACCGGATGCTGGACCTGTTCGAGAGTATTGAGGGAAAGTATCCCTGGGACAGGCTGTTCACGAAAGCGGCAAGATCAATACTGGGGTCGCATCTCTATTCGCTGAAGCTCGAGCTGAACAACACATGCAATCTCAAATGCAGAATGTGCTACGTCAGACATGGTGAAGAGATCCTTCCGATGAGCCTTCTCTCCTCCTTATTCAGGCAGCTCCGGGGGTGCGGGGTCAGGATAGAGCTTCTGGGCGGTGAGCCCCTTCTGAGGGATGATATTACTGAAATAATCCGTGCCGCCAAGGAAACCGCGCTGGCGCCGATGGTAACCCTTTATACCAGCGGTATAAATGCCGGACCTGAACTGAGCGGAGACATGGCCGCGGCAGGCCTGGACGGCGCGCTTGTAACGGTGGTCTCGTGCAGACCCGAGGTGCATGATTCATTCTGCGGGGTTCCCGGAACCTGGAAAAAGATGACGGAAGGCATTCGGAATCTGACTGCAGCAGGTATCAAAGTGTATACATTCACCGCTGTTCACCGAGAGAATTATCCTGAATACAGGGAGATCGACAGTTTTTCAAGGGACATGCCGGGAGTTACTCCGATTTTCTACCAGTACATTCCACAGACCATTGATGATCCCCTTGAACTCAGGCCCGGAGAGTGGGACGAAGTAAAGCAGTGGGCGATAGAGAACACCAGCAGTGCGCATATGGATTTCGTGAGGCGGTTCTATATGCTTTCCGGCAGTGCATGCTCCGGAGGCAATTTCGTATTGACAGTAAAGGCGGACGGCTCCGTTCAGCCCTGCCCGTTTGTTTCAGATGTACCGCTCGGAAGCGTATACGAACAGGATATCTGGACCATCTTCAGGAATCGTTACAGGGGCACCAGGCTCAGGGAGTTCAAGGAGCTTCCGGACGAATGCGGGGAATGCACCTACAGATCGGTATGCGCCGGAGGCTGCCGTGCTGCCTGCGGCACGCTGTTCGGCAGCTACAGCAGAAAGGATCAGCGCTGCATGGGGCCATATAGGGATTCGCTCGACCACCGCTGCATACTGAGCAGAGCGCCCACATTCTTCTAA